AGTAATGGAAATTATGAGCCGTGGTGGTGGTGTAGGAACGAATGGTTCAACACTTCGTCCACGCAATACGTTAGCACGTGGTGTTAATGGTAAATCTTCAGGTTCGGTTTCATGGCTAGATGACATTGCAAAACTGACTCACCTTGTCGAGCAAGGTGGATCCCGTTAACCAAAACGGCGGGATTAAAATCTCGTGAATTGCTGGAACACCCTTAGAGCTTTTCTTGCTACAACGTAAACTGTGAAGTTAAACGTGAATGCTTGAAAAAAGAAAAGATTGGGCAATCAGCAGCGAAGCATCTGTGGAAATGCAGATGAACGTTCAACGACTATTGAACCTTCCTAAACTTTTAAGCCACTTAGGAGGTGGAAGCATGGAAGAAGTAAATCGTAATGTACGGAGACGTCCTTACGAGGCGCGAGACAAAGAACGATTGATTAAAGAGATTATTGAGTTACATGAGCATGGAATGAGCCAAGTAGATATTGCGAAAACACTTCGTATAGGTAGAGGAACAATTCTTAGATGGAATAAAGAATTAGAACTTTTTAAACCAAGAACGCCTGGTGAAGCTGGTAAGCTGAAAAATAAGAAATATCGTTATAATGAAAACTACTTTAAACAAGTTGATACAGCGAATAAGGCTTATTTAGTAGGTTATATTACAGGTGATGGAACGATTTTTGACCGCAGAAAATCAAAACGCCTTGTGTTATCACTCGCAGAGCAAGATCGACAACTACTTGAAGATATCGCTAAAGAATTATGTATGTTGGACGCAATTAAATTCCGACCACGCACAGCGCCAAATGAACAAAATAAATACGCTTTACCAATCAATTCAACAGAAATGTGTAATGATTTAATTAAATTAGGAATTACACCACGAAAAACAGGTTTTGAACGTTGGATTAATTTTGGAAGAGAAGATTTACAGTGGGCGTATTTAAGAGGTTTTTTTGATGCAGATGGTCATATATCAAGTCGTGGAAGACTCGGGTTTACAGGAAATAGTCATATGCTCCTGTCATTGCTACAATTTCTTCATAATAATCAACTGGCTTTATCTGTCCACAAACTTTATCCGAAACAAGGTTGCGTAGACTTATACATTACTCGAAAAGATGATGTGAAAAAGATTGCTCAACAGTTATATAAGTATGGCTCCATTCAACTCAATCGCAAATATGAAAAAATCAAATCCTTCTTTGATGATATAGTCTGATCTTATGTGAAAGCATAAGAATGTGGCAGAAATGACCGCATCGCAAAAGTATTTTAAAATACTTTTATGTAACAAAAAGCGTGGGGCACAAATGATTATGCTGGCAGATTGGCATCCTGATATCGTAGAATTTATTATTTCAAAAATGCAAAATCCGCGTATTCTACGATACCTAATGGAAAATACAGCAGATGAGACGATAATTCGTCTAGCAAAAGAAAAATTAAACTTTAAGCCACTTTCAATGCAAGAAGAAGCAATGTATCAAGGCATTGTTAATTATAAAGGTATCGAGGGATTAGGCGGATTCGACAATGGGATTATCCGTGAAGCAGAAAATAAATTACGTGACGGTGGTACGTACACAGTTCATAACTCTGAGTTTTTAACAGGTGCTAATATCTCTGTAACGTTAACAAAAGAATTTATGGAAGCTGTTGAAGCAGATGCTGACTTTGAGCTTCGTTTCCCAGCAGTTGAAGAATATTCAAAAGAAGAAATGGCTATATACAATAGTGAATGGCATAAAGTTGGAGACGTACGTGAATGGGAGAAGATGGGCTACAAAGTTCGAACATATCGTACGATTAAAGCAAAAGAGCTTTGGAATCTAATCAACGTATGTGCAACATACTCTGCAGAGCCAGGTATTTTCTTTATCGACAATGCCAACGATATGACAAACGCTAAAGCTTATGGTCAAAGCGTTGTTGCGACAAACCCATGTGGGGAACAACCACTTGCACCATATTCAGTTTGTAACTTAGCAGCTGTCAACTTAGCACAGTTTGCAAATAAAGAAAACCAAACAGTTGATTATGAAGCATTACGTGAAACGGTCCGTGTTGGTGTTCGTATGCAGGATAATGTAATCGATGCAACACCTTACTTCCTAGAAGAAAACCGTGTACAAGCTCTTGGTGAGCGCCGTGTTGGTTTAGGGGTAATGGGCTTAGCGGATTTACTTATTTATTGTGAAAAAGAATATGGCTCAGAAGCGGGCAATGAACTTGTAGATGAAATCTTTAAAACAATTGCAGAAACAGCCTATGAGGCTTCTACAGAGCTAGCAAAAGAACGTGGCAGCTTCCCGTTCTTAGTAGGAGCGACAGAGGAAGAAACAGCACGTTTACGCAAAGCATTTACGGAAACAGGCTTCATGCAAAAAATGCCTGCACACATTAAAGAACAAATTTTAGAAACAGGTATCCGTAATTCGCATCTACTAACTGTTGCGCCAACAGGTTCTACAGGAACAATGGTAGGCGTAGCAACGGGTCTAGAACCGTACTTCTCATTTACTTATTACCGTTCTGGCCGTTTAGGTAAATTTATTGAAGTAAAAGCGGAAATCGTTCAGGAATACTTAGACCGTCATCCAGAAGCTACAGAAGATAAACTGCCTGAATGGTTTGTGACTGCAATGGAATTAAAACCAGAAGCGCATGCAGATGTGCAATGTATCATTCAAAAATGGATTGACTCGTCGATCTCGAAAACGGTGAATGCACCAAAAGGCTATACAGTTGAACAAGTAGAAAAAGTATACGAGCGCCTATATAAAGGTGGCGCTAAAGGTGGTACGGTCTATGTTGATGGTAGCCGTGATTCACAAGTTCTTACACTAAAAGCAGAAGAAAATGATATGGATCAGTTATCATTTGAAGAAGAATTAGTAGAAGAGCACACAAAACGTCCAGTCGTATTAGTTGATACGATTCAAGCGCTTGAATCTACAACTGTTATTGGCTCGGATGTAGGGAACACATGCCCAGTATGTCGTAAAGGAACAGTCGAAGAAATGGGTGGCTGTAACACATGTACAAACTGTGGTGCACAATTAAAATGTGGTTTGTAAATTAAATTGATATAAAGTTGATATAAATCATCTCACCTCTAAAGATTATTAGAGGTAAGATGATTTTTTTGTTGGCTATTTATGTTACTATTAATGTTAATATTATGAATAATTTACCTTAAACTAGCAAACTAGGTTTCTTCAAAATAATGGGGGAGAAAGTAATGAAGCGTTCGTCGTGTAATGTAACTAAGGTGGTAGGTATTGTATTAGCTATTTTTTCGATTTTTTATGTTCGAAAGTGTTTGGCTGGGAAAGCTCTCTTTATTTCTAGTGGTATAAAAGTAGATTACCCTTTGATTAATTTGGAAAATAGTGAAGTCATTGCTTATGTTACCTATAAAGGAAAGACATATATGCGTATACAATATAATGTTTTAACCGAAGAAACAAAAGTAAATGGGAGTATCGAAACATTAAAATGAATTCGTTTGTTAAAAAATAAGATTACATTAAATGATGCTGAGTTTATAGAAATGGTTCAAAGTTCAGCACGATTTTTTATTGAAAATGAAATCACTAATCCTGAAGATTATTACGGTCAAAATTAAGGGATTTATTAAACAAACGGGGAGTTTTAGTTCAATATGCGACTATTTTTCACCAATGTCAATCAAAAAACTGCATCCATTTGGATGCAGTTTTATTTTTTTCTGATCAGCGTATCCCCAAGAGGGATTCCTATAACAACAACCAAAACCGTTAGAATTAACAGGCCTCTAAAAATATAATACGCAACTTGGTCGAACATCTTAACTCTCCTCCTTTACTTAATAATTCCTACCTATATTTTTAAATTACCCAATTGTTGAAGAGCCAAACTAATGATAAAGCATAAAATCATCGGTGCTTTATTAGTTTAGTTTACTTCATTACAACATATGTATGCAGTCGTTACTTTTTATTTTATGATCTTCAACAATGGGCAAAGCATCGCGGTTCTTCTTGAACGAACGGGCAGAAAAATGGAAGATAAAATGTTATAGTATCAACTATTAGTATCAGGTGTTAATATTATAATTAGGAATTTAATTATATTGTTATGGGAGGAATAATAATGTTAGATACTCAAAAAATTAAAGAAATAATTAAACATCGGTATCCATTTCTTTTAGTGGATAAGATTTTGGAATTGGAAGAGGGGAAACGTGCAGTTGGTATTAAAAACGTGACTGTAAATGAGGAATATTTTAACGGCCACTTCCCTAATTACCCAGTTATGCCGGGAGTTTTAATTGTAGAGGCATTAGCTCAGGTGAGCGCTGTTGTGATGCTAACGAAAGAAGGAAATCAAGGACGATTAGGGCTATTAGCAGGAATAGATAATTGTCGTTTTAAACGGCAAGTAAAGCCTGGAGACCAACTCCGTCTTGAGGTTGAAATCACTCGATTAAAAGGTCCTATCGGAAAAGGAAAAGGTATCGCTACAGTGGACGGAGAGTTAGCTTGTGAAGTAGAAATACTCTTTGCTTTTGGTGATTGAAAGTAAATAGTAAAATGTCGTTCAGAATCTACGTAAACTTTTACAAAAGAATAATGATAAACATTTAACCTGTATCTATGATTACTTGGTAATCTCAGATATAGGTTTTTTATGTCAGTTATACTTATAGTGATGTTTGCTATGAAGAAGAAAATCCTTGTTAACATAAATATTTTTGGAAATTGAACCTATTTCATTTTGCGAATCGTCTAATAGCAGAATTTGAAGTCGGTTGAAAGGGAGGGTAGAAGATTGGATAGAGAAGAAAAAGATTTCTTATTAGATAAAATAATGATTGACTATGGGAATGAGTTGGTACGATTGGCATTTTCTTATGTGAAAGATTCGGAGACTGCTAAGGATTTGGTACAAAATACGTTTATTAAATGCTATAAAAACCTTGAATTGTTTCGATTTGAAGCACAAATAAAAACATGGCTCTATCGGATAACAATTAACGAATGTAAAGATTATTTAAAAAGTTGGCATTACAAAATGGTGCAAGTAAAAAGTTTAATACATGAAACAGCAAAGTCAATTTACCCATCAACAGAAAAAATAGTTATCGATAAATACAAAAATGAGGAAATAAAAGATACGATTTTTTCTCTTCCGAAAGTGTATCGAGAAGTCGTGTATTTATACTATTATGATTCATTAAAGGCGGATGAAATTGCTGATATTTTAGACATTCCAGTGAATACTGTGAAAACGAGATTAAGAAGAGCAAAACAAAGATTAGAGTTGATTATAAAGGAGGCCGAACTGAATGGAAGATAAACGATTAAGTGAAAAAATTCATAAGTCGTCTGAACAAGAGTTAAGATTTACGCAAGAAGATCGTCATGAAGTATTTGAACAAATTCGTAAATTAGAGAAGAACAATAATAAACAAAAGAATTCTCTTATGTTTTCCTCAAAAAAATTCGTGCCTCTTACAGTTTCTATGTTAGCGGTGTGCTTATGTCTATTTTTGTTTATTCCATTGAATTTTTCTGGAAACGTTAATAAAGAACTGAACAGAAGTGATGCGAGTGGAACAGTTGTTCAGGAAGATGAACTTTTAACTACGCTCATTACTGTGAAAGCGGAAGAAGAGGATAATAGGATACCTTTTAACCTTTTACTTACATATAGTAAAAATAAAAAGATGATGAAAGTTGTATCTATCCCAAGTGAAACTTATGCACCTATAGATAATAGTGATGGAACGACCATGTACGATAAATTGTTATTTGCTTATGCCTTCGGTTCAGGAGGAGCTGAAAATGTAAGGACAGCAGTTTCAAAACTATTTGATTTACCAATTGATTATTATGCCGTTATAGATTTAAAAACCTTTTCCACAATGGTTGATGCTGTGAATGGTATTGATTATGATTTGCAAGAAGATACACAAGTACGAGCTATCACGAGCGTGGGATTTGATTTCAAAAAAGGGACGAATCGTTTAAATGGGGAAGAGGTTGTGGCTTTAATGATGGCTGCTACAGACGGACGAAATTTAAATGAAGAAAACCTATTACACCTCATTCTTGCTGTTATTAATAAAACGGAAAGCAAAATGCCCCAAACACAATTAAAAGAACTTATGTCTCAAATTGAAACCAATCTACCACTCGATCAAATGTTAGAGAATAAAATAGACATGAATTCGATAAAATCGTTATCTTTAAGTGATGGAATTAGAGATGATATGAAAGATGGGAAATACTTCATTATGTTTG
The genomic region above belongs to Lysinibacillus sp. FSL W8-0992 and contains:
- the fabZ gene encoding 3-hydroxyacyl-ACP dehydratase FabZ translates to MLDTQKIKEIIKHRYPFLLVDKILELEEGKRAVGIKNVTVNEEYFNGHFPNYPVMPGVLIVEALAQVSAVVMLTKEGNQGRLGLLAGIDNCRFKRQVKPGDQLRLEVEITRLKGPIGKGKGIATVDGELACEVEILFAFGD
- a CDS encoding sigma-70 family RNA polymerase sigma factor; translated protein: MDREEKDFLLDKIMIDYGNELVRLAFSYVKDSETAKDLVQNTFIKCYKNLELFRFEAQIKTWLYRITINECKDYLKSWHYKMVQVKSLIHETAKSIYPSTEKIVIDKYKNEEIKDTIFSLPKVYREVVYLYYYDSLKADEIADILDIPVNTVKTRLRRAKQRLELIIKEAELNGR
- a CDS encoding LAGLIDADG family homing endonuclease → MEEVNRNVRRRPYEARDKERLIKEIIELHEHGMSQVDIAKTLRIGRGTILRWNKELELFKPRTPGEAGKLKNKKYRYNENYFKQVDTANKAYLVGYITGDGTIFDRRKSKRLVLSLAEQDRQLLEDIAKELCMLDAIKFRPRTAPNEQNKYALPINSTEMCNDLIKLGITPRKTGFERWINFGREDLQWAYLRGFFDADGHISSRGRLGFTGNSHMLLSLLQFLHNNQLALSVHKLYPKQGCVDLYITRKDDVKKIAQQLYKYGSIQLNRKYEKIKSFFDDIV
- a CDS encoding LCP family protein — protein: MEDKRLSEKIHKSSEQELRFTQEDRHEVFEQIRKLEKNNNKQKNSLMFSSKKFVPLTVSMLAVCLCLFLFIPLNFSGNVNKELNRSDASGTVVQEDELLTTLITVKAEEEDNRIPFNLLLTYSKNKKMMKVVSIPSETYAPIDNSDGTTMYDKLLFAYAFGSGGAENVRTAVSKLFDLPIDYYAVIDLKTFSTMVDAVNGIDYDLQEDTQVRAITSVGFDFKKGTNRLNGEEVVALMMAATDGRNLNEENLLHLILAVINKTESKMPQTQLKELMSQIETNLPLDQMLENKIDMNSIKSLSLSDGIRDDMKDGKYFIMFEKDYLKSVSEELTTFN